The sequence below is a genomic window from Vicinamibacteria bacterium.
ACGCCCAGGACGAGTTCAGGGTCTCGCCCCGGTTCACGCTCGACTACGGCCTGCGCTGGGATCTCCAGAAGTACGCCCAGCCCAAGGTCTGCAACCCGGCCTTCGCTCCAACCTGCTCCATTCCCGTCGACTACCACAACTTCGCACCCCGCTTGGGATTCGCCTACCTGCTGGACCAAAACGGCCACACCGTCCTTCGCGGCTCGGGCGGCATCTTCTACCTGCAGATGGACTATCTGGACATGTCTCAGGCCCTGGTCGAGAACGGAGTGTTGAGGCAGTTCGTCTTCATTGCCGGACCGGCGTTCGGGAACTCCAACCCGGCGGTCAACTATCCGTACACCCTACCCGGATTCCCAGGCGGGGCCGGGGGCACACCCTCCCTGAACACCATCGACCCCAAGTTCAGGAGCCCCTACGTCGAGCAAGCCAACCTGAGCATCGAACATCAATTCGGAAGCCACACCGCTCTCCGCGTCGGCTACGTGTACACCCACGGCGTACGGCTGCTGGGCGGCGCCAACGGCGTGACCCGCCAGGCCATCGCGGGCTACGACGCGAATCTCGTGCCCCCCGACCAGCAGACGAACTTCGGCGGCTCCTTCAATACCGACATCGTTGTCTTCCCGGACGGTCACAAAGTAGTGGTCCCTGACAACTCGGCCATCGAAGGATTCCTGGATCCCGGTTTCAGCAGCATCGGCGTGGTCAAGAACACGGGGGAGTCGGTCTACAATGCCCTGCAGGTCCTTCTCCGATACTCCTCGGACCAGCTCCACGGCTCGCTGGCCTACACCCTCTCCAAGACCACCGACCAGGGAACCGGCTACTACAACCAGTTCGACATCCCCTCCCAGCGGGGCCTCTCCAGCCTGGACCAGACCCACCGCTTGGTCGTGGCCGGAAGCTGGTCCCCAAGAGCGGGAGTTCTCAAGGACTTCACACTCGGTATGGTGGCGACCGTGGCCAGCGGGAGGCCGTACACGGCCCTCCTCGATAGCGCCGAACCCAACTTCCAGATGGTGCCCGGGCCGGCCTTCAACTCGTTCCGCACCCCCTACACCGAGGACGTGGATCTGACCGTGGCCCGGAACTTCTCGCTCGGGCAGCGGCTACGACTGCGGCTCACGGCTCAGGTCTACGACCTTTTCAACCACCAGAACTTCCAGCCCGCGGTGGATCAGGTACAGTACACCACGGCCCAGACCGACAACGTCTTTGTGGCGACGCCGAACCCGCACTTCGGCGTGCCCCTGGCGATCTCGATAAGGAACGGCTCGCGCAACGTTCAGTTCGCGGCAAGGATAGAGTTCTAGCGTCTCCCGGCAATCCTTCGTTGCAGATTCGGCCGCCCCTAGGGCTCCTCGAACTTTGCCTTCGCCGGCTGCTCGGGCACGCCCTCGAGAAGTTCGGACGCCACTTGGATCACCGTTCGGTCGCCGCCCGGAGACCACCACATGTACACGGTGCGCAGGACTTCGTCGCCAGTGTTGACCATCCGATGCAGGGTGTTCGGGGGATGATAGATGGCGGTCCCCGGCCCGGCGGTGAAAGTCTCGTCGCCCACCGTCCATTCGGCCCGGCCGCTCATCACGTAATAGAGCTCGGGAGCGGGATGCCGGTGCGCCGGATAGATGGCCCGGGGCGCAAGCTCGAGCATCCCCATGAGCACATCCGGCTGGGGAACGACCCCGGGCCGCCGGCCCCCGATCAGGGCTTTGTAGTGGCACACACGCTGGAGAGCTTCCGGGTATTGCTCTGAGGTGCTCCAGGGCCGGTCCTTGAGGGAGGTGTGGGTCGGAGGCGGGGAGGCTCCAGTCCCGCCGGGCCGCGCAGAGGCTCCCCCCGGTGGTGCTTGACCGGACCCGACCAGAGGGACGAGCCCAAAGACGGCAGCCGCCAAGAGTTGTAGTCCACGCATGCCACCCTCCACGAGTGTAATTCGGTCGACGGCTACATATCTTGACAGGGTGGCGGGCCGCGGGATACGGTCAGGCCATGGAGACCGCTCCCCGGATCAGCCTCATGCTCGCCACCCTGAACGCCACCGAAGTGGGGACCCTGGACAGCATCGCCGCCAAACTGAAGCAGGTCCAGGAGGAGCTGGCGAGCCTGGATCGGGGGGAGCTCGCCGCGGTCGCGGGGGAGGCCATCGCCGCCCTCGCCCGGGGTGACGTGGCCGAGTTCAAGCGCGGGCGGGCTCTTCTCCAGTCCAAGATCGGCCACCTGCGCTGACCTTGCCCGGCCACCGACCCCCAAGCTGAGACCGCGCGGCTCCGTCCCGCGTCTAACCGCGGGGGCGGCCCCTAGACCAGAAAGGACACCCATGGCCCCAGCGGACCTCGACATTGCCAAGCTCAACGAGACGGTGCGCGAGGAGTCGCTTCAGGTCCAGGCGGTGGTGGACGAGATCCGGAAGCTGATCGTGGGCCAGAAGGCCCTGATCGAGCGGATGATGGTGGCCCTGCTCTGCCGCGGCCACCTCCTGGTGGAGGGAGTGCCGGGCCTGGCCAAGACCCTGGCCGTCAAGACCTTGGGCCAGGTCCTGGACGTGCACTTTGCCCGGATCCAGTTCACCCCCGACCTCCTGCCCGCCGATCTCGTCGGGACCATGATCTACCAGCAGAAGACGGGAGAGTTCGTGGCCCGCAAGGGGCCGGTCTTCACCAACCTGCTTCTGGCCGACGAGGTCAACCGCGCCCCCGCCAAGGTGCAGTCGGCGCTCCTCGAGGCCATGCAGGAGAGGCAGGTCACCCTGGGAGACACGAGCCATCCCCTCCCCGAGCCCTTCTTGGTCTTCGCCACCCAGAACCCGATCGAGCAGGAGGGAACCTACCCTCTGCCGGAGGCCCAGGTGGACCGTTTCCTTCTGAAGGTCCGGGTGGACTACCCGCGGCGGGAGGAGGAGCGGCAGATCCTGGATCGCATGATGTCGGGCGAGGCCCCCGCCTTGAACCGCGTTCTCAGGGGAGGGGAGGTCGTCCGGCTAAGCCGGCGCGTGCGGGAGGTCTACCTGGACGAGCGCATCCGGGACTACATCGTGGCCGTGGTCACCGCCACCCGGCATCCGCGGGAGGTGGGGCTGGGGGAGATGACGCCCCTCATCGCCTACGGGGCCTCCCCGCGCGCCACCCTCGCCTTCTCCGAGGCGGCCCGGGCGGTGGCGTTCCTGCGCGGCCGCGGCTACGTGGTGCCGGAGGACGTGAAGGAGATCGCGAGGGACGTGCTGCGCCACCGCATCCTCCTCACTTACGAGGCCGAGGCCGAGAACGTGACGACGGAGACGGTGGTGGAGCGGGTCCTGGAGCGGGTGGAGGTGCCGTAGTGGACGCTCCCCCCAGCGGAGATCCGCAGCCGAGAGCGCGAGATCGAGGGAACGAGGCGGACTCGGCCCCCGAGTCCCCGCGACTCCCGGGGCGACGAGGACGTGTGAGGGCTTCTTCTAGAGCAGCCTCCAATGCTTGACCGCGAGACCTTCGCGAAGATCCGCCGGATACAGATAAGGACGAGGGCGATCCTGGAGTCGGGGATCGGCGGGTCCTACCACGCGGTCTTCAAGGGCCGGGGCATGGAGTTCGCGGAGGTCCGTGAGTACCAGGCGGGCGACGACGCGCGGATCATCGACTGGAATGTGACCGCCCGCATGGGCGCTCCCTACGTCAAGAAGTTCGTGGAGGAGCGGGACTTGACCCTGCTCCTGCTCGTGGACGTCTCGGGTTCTCAGGCCTTCGGCTCCCGCTTTCTTCTGAAGCGCGACTACGCCGCCGAGCTGGCCGCGGTCCTCGCCTTTTCCGCGGTGGCCAACCACGATCGGGTGGGAGCCGTCCTCTTCTCCGACCGCATCGAGGCCCACGTGCCCCCGGGCCGCGGCCGCGACCACGCCCTGCGGATCGTTCGCGACCTGCTGGCCCTGGCCCCGGCCGGGCGGGGCACCGATCTGGCCGGGGCCCTTCGCTTCGCCCACCGGGTCATGAAGCGCCGGGGCATCGTGGCCGTTCTCTCGGACTTCCAGGACCAGGGCTATGAGCGGGCCCTCGGCATCCTGCGCCGACGCCACGACGTGATCGCCCTAGAGCTCTCCGATCCCCGAGAATCCGAGCTCCCCGCCGTCGGGCTCATGGCCCTTCTGGACCCCGAGACGGGCGAACGGATGGTGGTGGACACCTCCGACCCCGCGGTCCGGCGGCGCCTCGCCGGGAGCGCCCTCGCCCCCGCGATCTTTCAGCGAACGGGGGTGGACGCGCTCGCCCTCTCGACGGTCGAGTCCTACGAGAGGCCGCTCTCCGCCTTCTTCAAGGCCCGGGAGAGGAGGCGGTAGGTGAGCCCGGCTGCCCTCCTGCTCGTGGCCGCCGTCCCCGCCGCCCTCGGCACGCCCCGGGCCCGGGCCACCGCGGCCAAGACCGAAGTGACGGTGGGGGAGACGTTTGTGGTGGAGGTGACGGCGGAGGGCCCGGCGGGGACACTCTTTTCCTTCCCGCCCGATGCCGGCGACGATCGGGTGGAGCTATGGACGGTCCCCGGGGCTCAACCCCTCCCTCCCGCCCAGCACCGCTATCAGGCCCTCGTGCTCACGCTCGGGGAGGCGGAGGTGCCGGGCATCGCCGTCAGGTATCGCCTCCCCACCGGGAGCGAGGGCGAGATCTCGACGGCGCCGGTTCCCCTTCGCGTGCTCTCCCTCCTCCCCAAGGACCCCAAGGAGCAGAAGCTCGCGGAGATCCGGGGCCCCCTGCCCCTCTCCATCGGCCGCGCTTTCTGGATCGCCGTGGCCCTCGCCCTCGTCGCGCTCGCGGGGTTGACCGCGTGGCTCTGGAGCCGGCGCCGCCGCCGGGAGCGGCCGGCCGTCGCAGCCCCCCCGCTCGCCCCCTACCAGGAGGCGCTGCAGTCGCTCGACTCGCTCGCCGCCTCGGGCTTCCTCGCCCGGGGCGAGCACCGAGCGTTCTACATCACGCTCACCGCGATCGCCAAGCGCTACCTGGAGCGGCGGCTTAAGGCCCCGGTCCTGGAGATGACGAGCGCGGAGATGATGGCGTTCCTCCGCCAAGGGCCCTTCGAGGCCGATCTCTTGCCCGCGCTCAAGGACCTCTCCCGGGCCGCGGACCAGATCAAGTTCGCTCTTGGCCGGGGGCTCCCCGCGGAGGGCGATCGTCACCTGGCGGCGATCCTGGATCTCGTACGGAGGCTGGAAACGCGGCTCCAACCCCCGCCCGCAGAGGAGGCGGCCTGATGGGGGGCTTCCGCTTCCAGGACCCGTGGTGGCTCTTGGCCGCCCTCGCGGGCCCGCTGGTCGTGGCCGCCGCCCTCCTGCGCGAGCGGCAGGGAGGGGCCCTCGTATTCCCGGGGGTGGCGCGGTTGCGGGGGCCCCGGAGCAGGCGCACTCGCCTGCGGCAGCTCCCCTTGGTGCTGGCCGCCCTGGGCCTGATGACGGGGGCCGTGGCGCTGGCCCGTCCCCAGCACGGCAGTCTCAAGGAGGAGATCAGCACCCGGGGAGTGGACATCGTCGTGGCCCTCGACATCTCGGGCTCGATGGCGGCTCAGGACTTCCAGCCCAAGAACCGGATCGCGGTGGCGAAGGAGGTCGTTTCGGAGTTCGTGCGGCGCCGCACCTCCGACCGGATAGGACTCGTGATCTTTGCCGCCAAGAGCCTGACCAAGTCCCCTCCCACCACCGACACCGCCGTGCTCCTGCGTCAGCTCGAGGACGTGCACCTGGATATGCTGCCCGACGGCACCGCCATCGGCTCCGGCCTGGCCACCGCCCTCACCCGCCTGCGGCGCTCCCAGGCCAAGAGCCGCGTGATCGTGCTCGTGACCGATGG
It includes:
- a CDS encoding cupin domain-containing protein, whose translation is MRGLQLLAAAVFGLVPLVGSGQAPPGGASARPGGTGASPPPTHTSLKDRPWSTSEQYPEALQRVCHYKALIGGRRPGVVPQPDVLMGMLELAPRAIYPAHRHPAPELYYVMSGRAEWTVGDETFTAGPGTAIYHPPNTLHRMVNTGDEVLRTVYMWWSPGGDRTVIQVASELLEGVPEQPAKAKFEEP
- a CDS encoding AAA family ATPase; translation: MAPADLDIAKLNETVREESLQVQAVVDEIRKLIVGQKALIERMMVALLCRGHLLVEGVPGLAKTLAVKTLGQVLDVHFARIQFTPDLLPADLVGTMIYQQKTGEFVARKGPVFTNLLLADEVNRAPAKVQSALLEAMQERQVTLGDTSHPLPEPFLVFATQNPIEQEGTYPLPEAQVDRFLLKVRVDYPRREEERQILDRMMSGEAPALNRVLRGGEVVRLSRRVREVYLDERIRDYIVAVVTATRHPREVGLGEMTPLIAYGASPRATLAFSEAARAVAFLRGRGYVVPEDVKEIARDVLRHRILLTYEAEAENVTTETVVERVLERVEVP
- a CDS encoding VWA domain-containing protein, which gives rise to MGGFRFQDPWWLLAALAGPLVVAAALLRERQGGALVFPGVARLRGPRSRRTRLRQLPLVLAALGLMTGAVALARPQHGSLKEEISTRGVDIVVALDISGSMAAQDFQPKNRIAVAKEVVSEFVRRRTSDRIGLVIFAAKSLTKSPPTTDTAVLLRQLEDVHLDMLPDGTAIGSGLATALTRLRRSQAKSRVIVLVTDGSNNAGEIAPLTAADLARAMEVRVYTVGVGRGGEVPMPVRARDPTTGEIHEYTMMTEVDIDEELLKAIAERTGGEFFRATDSGSLRRIFDRIDKLEKSEIKMTAYRRYREWFPPVLLTATALLAAAGLVWAGGLRVAPA
- a CDS encoding DUF58 domain-containing protein; translated protein: MLDRETFAKIRRIQIRTRAILESGIGGSYHAVFKGRGMEFAEVREYQAGDDARIIDWNVTARMGAPYVKKFVEERDLTLLLLVDVSGSQAFGSRFLLKRDYAAELAAVLAFSAVANHDRVGAVLFSDRIEAHVPPGRGRDHALRIVRDLLALAPAGRGTDLAGALRFAHRVMKRRGIVAVLSDFQDQGYERALGILRRRHDVIALELSDPRESELPAVGLMALLDPETGERMVVDTSDPAVRRRLAGSALAPAIFQRTGVDALALSTVESYERPLSAFFKARERRR